Part of the Lolium rigidum isolate FL_2022 chromosome 6, APGP_CSIRO_Lrig_0.1, whole genome shotgun sequence genome, CGCGGCAACCGGCGATCTTGCTGCAGCCACGCGTGTAACGGTTGGCCTCTCCAGGAGGTCTGGCGGCGGCCTCGTCGGAGAAGTTGACGCGGTTCCCGCGGGGGAGACCGGAGTAGCTGATAACTCCGGCACTCGGCGTGATCCGTGCCCCGTCGGCGTCCTGGCCCGCCAGCACGAGGCCAACCAGCACCACGGCCAGCAGCGCAAGCTGCATGGTCGCCTTCGCCATGCGTGCGTGCTTCTCCTTCCTGTGTTTCTTCAAGGAGGCAAGGAAACTTGGTAATGGAAGGGTGATCTTTGTGCGCCTTTTATTGCTGTGTCAGGTCAGATATGAGCGTGCTAAAAAAAGATACTATTTTAAGGCTAGCAGCATGTCTAAAATATGAGCGTGCGAGAGGAAAAACAGAGGTCAGGTGGGAGCACTATTAAGGCATTGTATAGGAACGGAACTCATCGGTTCTAAACAGGCGATGGAGCTCCCCACACCAAAACGTGGCAACAAAATTAAACGCCCCTAAATTCTTTTCTAAAACGCTTTGCTAGTTCTCCGTTAACGGAGAATTAACTTAGTGCTTGATCCATCATTCTTTTATTAACAAGAATACTTATGTGAGCCTTTTCTGTTTTAGCTATTAGGCCTTCTTTGTTCTTCagtttttctattttgttttatgGTGGGTTATTAAATGTTCTAACTGCTAGGCCTTTTTGTCTTTTGGGGTTTTGTTGGAGCCTTTTACAGCGAAGTAAGATAAGCAGGTAATTGTGTGCTGTTACAAAGTACTCCCTCGGTCTCAAAATATAAGGCACACTTAAATTTCGCTGATGAACGGTGCACAGGTATGACTATGATTTATACTTGTAATATATCCAAAAATGCATATAACTTTTGCAAAAATGCAATGGTACCATTTATACATTCTAAATCCATATAATTTAGTAGATAGTAATGATCAAAGTTGTGCAACAAAGACCCTACAAAAAAGTGTGCCTTATATTTGGACTAGGAGAGTATAATGTAATCCGATATTTTTCTAGTGTGCAATGGCATATACGTGTAATTGAAAACCTATATTTTTAGGTGCAATCAAACACGTCAATTTAGTAGTATGCAATTTCATAATAGTATGCATTTTGCACAAATAGTACTCCCTTCATACCGGTTTACTAAGGTATTACACATATCGAAGGAAAACTCCGACTACTAATTTAgacaacaaaatataagatatataccaTAAAAGTTATACCAGTGCAAAGGTCTTtaaaatatgaatccaatggtataatttttgtagcaCATTTCTCCTATTTTGTTGACAAAACTAATTGTTAATGTTTTTCCTCGAGGTGTGTAATATCCTAATAAATCGGTATGGATATAGTATGTGAATTGCAGTTGACATGAATTgtaatgaaacaaaaaattcatcGCGACCGCATCTAAATATTAACTTGTGCATTTGCACATTAGCATGCAATTTGTATCATACCGTATAACTTGCTATTGTGTAATTGCAAAGTAATAGATGAATTGAAGTGGAATACGTGTGCAATTGATCATATGTATGTAATTGTACATCTACATGTAATTGCATTTCGGTGCGCAATTTTTGAAATTTACATCTAACAGTTTTTATTTTAATTATCGTTAACTTTAACTAGGCcttgtattttttctttttttagattTTGTTATTGGGTTCGTTATTGTCTGTGGGAAAATCATTATCCCAAAAAAGAGGGGGAAGGAGGAATCGATCGACCAAGAATGAAGATAATTCTCTATCAATTGAGGGCTAGACGCATATTCAACAAGGAAATATGGAGCTAAAGATTTATCAAGAAACACATATATATTTCCTGTGCAATGAAACATACAATCACCATGTGATCACATCTAAATATTAACATGTGCAATTGCACATTAGCATGCAATTTGTATCAACTACAGGAAAAAGTCTATTACATGCGGACCAAAATTGACTACCTTCGGCGCACCATGCCCTGGTGGTAGTGCGTTAAAGCTGGCGTGTTACCGGTGCATCGGCCATAAAATCACATATCACCATCGCACCACACCGGAAAATATTCCTTTTCAGAAAACGAAAAAGGCCCCGTGGCCCATGTGCACTTTTACAATAAGAACCGTGAgttcaaaaataaaaagcaatcgaATCATCTGTTGCCACCGTGCAGGAGGAGCCTGTCACTGCCCTGCCGTCGATGTGTAGTAGGATGAGTTGGAGGCCTCCATCGGCCCCAAGCAGGAGAAGGATCGCCGCCGGCCACGTGTAGTAGAAGGTCCTCTCGTCCCTCTCGTTGCTGTGCAGGAGGAGGGCGTTGGGTAGggagaggagggaagagggggagaAGGTgcagagagagaatgggaagaagagGGGAAAGAGGGTGGACAAGGGAAAGAGCaggagggagaaggtggagaggGGGAAAGTGAGAAAAGATAGAGGGAGAATATATTATAAAACGGATTTTTTGCATTGAaatataaaaaatcaaaaaactctatttcctttttatattttgtGGAATCTAAAAAGTCAGTAATGGTTAGGACGCCAAAATTGGATGTAACTTTTtatgtagatacattttcatagaaACACCTTTTCATCCTAGGTCGTATGCAAAATCCATGGATGTTTTATAGAAACATGGAGCCATTTTGCAAAATAGTGCCATTACAACTAGGTTATATAACATATGGACATCTCAAAAGATTTCAATTTTTTATATTTctgtcattttcttttatttttttaaactAAAAAGGCAATCGGGAGGGGGGAGGTGCAAAATCTGCCTCAACATACCGTCGGTGCACCAATATAGTGGTACACCGATGGTAGCAATATACCACCGACGCACCTACGTATTGGTGCGCTGGCGGTAAATTCAGGCGTATTTTGTAACCTAGTTGACACTTACTATCGGCGCACCAATTTTCTAGTACGCTGGTGGTATTGTAGCATCACCGGCGCACCAAGAGAGTGGTTTGCTGGCAGTAAAATGGCACTGGCGGACCCCGTGTTTGGCGCGCTGGTGGTAACTCGGTGCCTATAGgaattttcctagtagtgcttgTACCATGTAATTTGCTATTATGTAATTACGCAATAATACATGAACTAAAGTATAATTAGTGTGCAATTTCACATATGTGCGCAATTTTTTTAGATATATTTGGTGCTTCGTTGTTGGGCATGAAGCAGGGATAATACTTTTTGTTGGGCCATTTTTCTTCCTGTTTTTTGAGATATTTTCTGTTTGTGTATCTATATTTAGAGGGCAATAaatagtactacctccatcccaaggcttaaggcttatattttttggaaaagtcaaagcaagtaaagtttgaccaattttttagaataatctatcaacaaatatgatattttgaagatatcgcatgaaaatatatttcattatctatctaaaaatattaattttgtattttacattttaatgatttttgataaaaacttggtcTAACTTGATATAGTTTCACTTTTTGAAAAAATATAGgcgttaagccttgggatggaggtagtatggaATTGCTCTCCACGTTGAGTTACCTCATCCATGAGGGTTTGCAAAAGAAAGCTATACCTTCTTAGTATGCAATTGTGTGTGAATTGCAGTCGACATGAATTGTAATTGAACATAAAACCTCCGCAGGATCGCCTCTAAATATTAACATGTGCAATTGCACAATAGCATGTAATTTGTATCGTACCGTGTAATTTCCCATTGTGTGATTGTGCAAtagtacatgaattaaaagtggcATTAGTGTGCAATTGCACAAATGCACGTAATTGTACATCTATGTGTTATTATTACACTTACTTATGTGTGAAATATTTGAAGTTTATATGTAATTGGGCCTGTGAGCTTGTTATTGGGCTTCTAGTTGTCCATGGAAAAAATCATTAGCCCaaaagaggaaaagaagaagaagagattgaTTCACCGAGAATTAGATGTTACtagcacaaaacccgtgcgttgctacggtgtcACAATAATTTAAATTGATATACTTTGTGGTGATCAAATCTAAAATAAAATGGGGCATTTAATTAAACTTCTATTGTACCGTGTGTGTTAATGAAAAACATATAACATTATT contains:
- the LOC124668476 gene encoding uncharacterized protein LOC124668476 — translated: MAKATMQLALLAVVLVGLVLAGQDADGARITPSAGVISYSGLPRGNRVNFSDEAAARPPGEANRYTRGCSKIAGCRG